AGAGCTAAGCTATGTGTGGCTTTTAATTTTTGCTCGTTAATTTCTGGTCTTTTCTTGATTTTTATAACATGATCTGTTTGCTTTCTAGGAAATATAATCTGTTAGAGAAGACGTGAACACGTGACGCAGCAAGGGTGATTGTAAATATGTAGGTTATTGGTCATTGCCAATATTAGTTTTGTGTTCACAGgtataaattttttcttgaaTCTCTTCATTAAATTATGGAATCTAAAGGTAGTGGCGGAATTGATTTGCAGTTCTTGCTTATTGAATTTGGGATCAATTTACTGTGTTTTATTATGGTTCAGTTAAATCAACTTATTATATTAAGAAAATTGTTATGCGCTGATGGGTACCTTGGGAATTTGATTCAATTGTTGGCTCTAATTAAATGATGCTGGTTAGAAGTATTTTACTTCTTCTATTGTGGATATTTTCCTTTTTGATTGCTTCTGGGCTTCATGGATATTTGGTTTTcatttttacaaatttatatAGACAAATGTATGTTGACTTctgatttttctaaatatttttttgagatTATGAACATATACATTGCTATTTTCGTCCTTGTATGTCTTTGGGTTTTTCAGTCCATAGGAAAATATGATGGGCCTCATTGAGATCCAATGAAACTGTTACATGGGTTGTTTAGCCCATGCTTTAGAAACCAGCCACATCTGATACTTCGTCTTCCTCCGATCCTCAGGCCTCAGCTATCTCCACTGAAAATGGAAACCCCAAAAGACCGCTGCAATCCCAGCGAAGAAAACAACGTTGCTGTTTCTGTTCAAATTGCCCCTTCAGTTTCCTCTAATGGAAATAACGATCCCAGTGAAAACATCCCTCAAGGACACCAATCTGAGCCCAATGCCGACAATGAAAACAACAGGAGCAGCGATGCGTTGGCTAAGGGTTTATCTACGATGCTTGCCAGTATTATCAGGGACTTCGATTCTAAAGCTCAGGACACTCTCAAAAGTCAAGACCACCTTAATTGCGCTATAGATCGTCTTACTAGAGGTAATTATACTACCTTTGACGTTGAGTTATTTTCTGGGTTCGTTATGTCTTATAAATGTCTTGTATACGTATATGTTGTAAAGTTGAAATGTTTAATTTCTTTGAATGGTATTAGAGCTTGATCAATTGTTAGAAGATGCGCCCTTGCCGTTCATTATGCAGCATGCTGCAAAGATTTCAGGAGTTAGAAAGAGAGTTTCGTCATTGAACTCTCTTCTAAAATCTATACAGCGCCGTGTTGATAATATTGATCTGATTCTATCTGTGGGCTCACTACAAGGTATTGATATTTGTCTTGTCCTGTGTTACTATGTGGTAGTTTCAAACCTTTTTTTAAGATGAAACATCATCTTCTCATGCTCAATGTCATGTTTAATGCCCTCCTCTTGCGTTGATAATAGCTTTGCATAGTTTCTTTGAATAAACTGAAGCTGAAATTTATGTTCTTGATTCGTTTAGACTTAATCACTTGTTAATTGTTATTTGCATCTCATGATTCTAAATTATAAGTTCCAATTGTAATTTTTAAAGCAGACAACTAGAGAGAGATCCTGAAAACACTTGGTACGAGGCAAGTTTAAATGAGATGAGGAAAAAGAAGTATATTAAGTAGTCGGCTCTGATGTGAGTTGGTGAATAAGCCTTCACAGGCATAGATCTCATGGGACCTGCACACTAGTACTACTACTGCTACAAAACAAGAAGTAGATTAAGTAGTTGGCTCCGATGTGAGTAAACCTTCGCAGGCATAGATCTCATGAGACCTGCACACTAGTACTACTACTACTACAACTACTACTACAAAAAGATGCACTGCCCTTTTCCTTCTCTACTATGGAGAGTAAGAAACCTCTATTAGCACCTCACCGAATTGGTCATGTTCATGGTGATTTTAGGGTGCTTTAAGTGCAGACAGACAATCAGATAATGGATGTGTTCACTAAGTTCACTACCTTTTGCTTCTTCCAGCTGCATGACAAATGGCTACTCTGCCATGGAAATAAGCAGAAGGGAGTGGTTATAAAGAAGCAAGAATTCTGGGCGAATGCTCAACAGAAGTTACACTGATTATTCACGTTTTATAAGTTGTGTTTTCTATTGGTGTGGTCTTTGAATGATTTCTACTTCTGAAGGATAATGATTACTGTGAAACTAGACATCCAATTGAAAACATTGCTAATCTAACATTGTTTTTAACTCTTTCACCAACTGTTACTGGGAGCTTCTTACATTGTTTCTTGTGCTTTCTCATTAGTTCTGGTTGATATTATCTCATCTATGACCAACAGTTTTGATCAACTTTCATTGGTTTTGGAAGTTTGACataaactttaattttctttGTCGTGTACAGGGAAGGACAGTTGATTTTGCCATGAGCAGCATCAACGCTTTAGAATATATTCATTCCCAGTTCAAACTCCTGATAGCGCACCTTGCGACTCCGCCAATTAAATGAGAGAATAACTCAAGATACTTGTGTGATTTTCTAGACTGGAGCAAAATGAGTGTAGGGGATTGTATTAAACTTCTTTGAGAATAGTGTGATTACGTAATTGTTTTGCAGAAATCATTAAGCTTAGCAGTG
This Manihot esculenta cultivar AM560-2 chromosome 6, M.esculenta_v8, whole genome shotgun sequence DNA region includes the following protein-coding sequences:
- the LOC110616568 gene encoding uncharacterized protein LOC110616568, with translation METPKDRCNPSEENNVAVSVQIAPSVSSNGNNDPSENIPQGHQSEPNADNENNRSSDALAKGLSTMLASIIRDFDSKAQDTLKSQDHLNCAIDRLTRELDQLLEDAPLPFIMQHAAKISGVRKRVSSLNSLLKSIQRRVDNIDLILSVGSLQGKDS